One Ricinus communis isolate WT05 ecotype wild-type chromosome 1, ASM1957865v1, whole genome shotgun sequence DNA window includes the following coding sequences:
- the LOC8272404 gene encoding protein ABIL2 — MTASTASREASNYDEVSMQQSLLFSDSLKDLKNLRTQLYSAAEYFELSYTNDDQKQIVVETLKDYAIKALVNTVDHLGSVTYKVNDLLDEKVDEVSGTEFRVSCIEQRLRTCQEYIDHEGITQQSLVINTPKYHKRYILPVGETMHGAIRTKSKYLGCNLDDEDDWHQFRNAVRATITETPTTSVRRGRSPSPSPRPPHRSATFSFTSTMPKKELDKRSVSPHRFPLLRSGSVSSRPTTPNSSRPTTPSSAAARRRYLSEPRKSASMRVQAEKENSKDIEQYPSKSKRLLKALLSRRKSKKDDMLYTYLDEY, encoded by the exons ATGACTGCGTCTACTGCCTCTAGGGAGGCATCGAATTATGATGAGGTCTCTATGCAGCAGAGCTTGCTCTTCTCTGATAGTCTTAAG GATTTGAAGAATCTGAGAACACAGTTATATTCAGCAGCTGAGTATTTTGAACTATCGTACACAAATGATGACCAAAAACAGAT AGTAGTGGAGACATTGAAAGATTACGCCATAAAAGCTCTTGTAAATACTGTGGACCATTTGGGCTCTGTAACATATAAGGTTAATGATCTCTTGGATGAGAAGGTTGATGAAGTTTCTGGAACAGAATTCCGTGTATCTTGCATTGAACAG AGACTACGTACATGCCAAGAATATATCGACCATGAGGGCATCACCCAGCAGTCACTGGTGATAAATACTCCAAAGTACCACAAGCGGTACATCTTGCCAG TTGGCGAGACAATGCATGGAGCTATTCGCACTAAATCAAAATACCTAGGATGCAACCTAGACGATGAAGATGATTGGCATCAGTTCCGGAATG CTGTTCGAGCTACAATCACAGAAACCCCAACAACTTCGGTCAG AAGAGGGCGTTCGCCATCACCTTCTCCACGGCCTCCGCACCGATCTGCAACTTTTTCGTTTACATCTACTATGCCCAAGAAAGAATTAG ATAAGCGCTCAGTTTCACCTCATCGTTTCCCTCTGCTGCGTTCGGGGTCTGTGTCAAGTAGGCCAACAACACCAAATAGCAGCAGGCCTACCACTCCAAGTTCTGCTGCTGCAAGACGGCGA TATCTTTCAGAGCCTAGGAAGTCGGCTTCTATGCGTGTCCAGGCTGAAAAGGAAAATTCTAAAGACATTGAGCAATACCCTAGCAAAAGTAAACGCCTTCTCAAGGCCTTACTTAGTCGTcgcaaatcaaagaaagatgatATGCTATATACTTACTTGGATGAATATTga